In the Afipia sp. GAS231 genome, GCGGTTTCTCGAACGCAAGCCGGAAGAAGAGCGCGCCTTCGGCATGCTCGGCCTGCTGACGTCCAAGCCGGTGCTCTACGTCTGCAACGTCGAGGAAGGTTCGGCCAAGGACGGCAACAATTTTTCGAAGCAGGTATTCGAACACGCCAAAAAAGAGGGGGCGGTGGCGGTGGTGATCTCGGCCAAGATCGAATCCGAAATCGCGACCCTGTCACGCGAGGAACGCGCTGATTTCCTCGAGACGCTCGGCCTCGAAGAAGCCGGCCTCGACCGCTTGATCCGCGCCGGCTACCAGTTGCTCGACCTCATCACCTATTTCACTGTTGGCCCGAAAGAAGCGCGCGCCTGGACCATCCACCGCGGCACCAAGGGCCCGGCGGCGGCCGGTGTGATCCATACCGATTTCGAAAAGGGCTTTATCCGCGCCGAAACCATCGCCTATGCCGACTATATCGCGCTCGGCGGCGAAGCCGGCGCCCGCGACGGCGGCAAGTTGCGGCTGGAAGGCAAGGAATACGTCGTCGCCGACGGCGACGTGATGCATTTTAGATTTAATACCTAGGGTAATTTCGTTCACTCTGTCCGTCATGCCCGGCCTTGTGCCGGGCATCCACGTCTTGCGGCAAGGAAGACGTGGATGGCCGGGTCAAGCCCGGCCATGACGAACTTGGGCTTACCGCATCTGCCCCTGATCCCGGATCGCGCCGAGATGCTCGTTGATGCGGAACACGATCAGGATGAATTCCGCGACGATGCGCGAGAACACGATGCCGACGACGACGCCGGCGATCGAGGACAACAGCAGGATGAATCCGCCGAACGGACTGATCGCCATCGCGGCCAGGCCTGAAAAGATCCCGGAGATGCCGAACAGGATGATCAAGCCGATCACCAGCCAGTAGAACGTCTTGATGATCGTGGGCGTGATGAAGCGGTCCCACTGAAACAGATCCTGAAAATCGAACATCGGTGGTTCTCCCGGCGATGCAAAAATGATTCGTGTCCAGCCTGGTTCGTTGCAGCACAGGGCCTAGCCCCGAACAGGGCCTTGAGCAAGCCAGCGAACGAGCCATGCAAGTGGACGGGTTGAGATTGCTGCAAATAACGGCCACAATCGGGCTTCTCCGCCATAAATCCTCAATCCGAATTCGCGGCCCAAAACCTCCAGTCATGACAACGCTCACCTTCGAAGATTTCAAGCCCGGCCATTTCGGCACCTATGGCCCGCGCCATGTCACGCGCGAGGAGATTTTGGCTTTCGCCGCCGAATACGACCCGCAGCCGATGCATCTGGACGAAGAGGCAGCGAAGGCCTCGATGCTGAAGGGCCTGTCCGGCTCGGGCTGGCACCTTTGCTCGCTCTTGATGCGGATGATGTTCGACGGCTTCATCGGCCGCACCGCATCGATGGGCTCGCCCGGCGTCAACGAGATGCGCTGGCTGGCGCCGCTGCGGCCCGGCGACGACCTGACGGCCGACGTCGAGGTCGAGGAAGCCAGGATTTCGCGCAGCCGGCCGGATACCGGCATCGTGACGTTCAAGAGTGTGGTCCGCAACGCGGCCGGGGTGACGCTGTGCGAGATGGTGTCGCCGATCATGGTGCGCCGTCGCACCGACGCGGCGGCGGAGTAGGCCCGATGCGTTTCTTTGAGGACATGGAGATCGGAGCGCGGCGCGAGATCGGCTCGTTCACCTTCACGGCCGAACTGATCAAGAAATTCGCCGCGCAATTCGATCCGCAGGCCTTTCACCTCGACGAGGAGGCGGGCCGCAAATCCCTGTTCGGCGGGTTGGCCGCGTCAGGCTGGCACGTCGGTTCGGTGTGCATGAAGCTGATGGTGGCCGACGGTCAACGCATGATCAGGGAGGCGGCCGCGCGCGGCGAGCAGATCGCGGTCTGGGGGCCGTCGCCGGGTTTTCGCGAGCTGCGCTGGATCAAGCCGGTATTGGCCGGCGACACGATCAGCTTCAGCAGCGTCATCGAATCCAAGCGCACATCGGAGAAGCGGCCGGAATGGGGCATCCTGCAGGCCCGCAATACCGGCACCAACCAGCGCGGCGAGTTGGTCTACTCATTCCTGGCGACCGCCTTCGTGCCGCGAAGGAATCAGGGTTGAAAATATTTGCCGGGTATGTCGGCTTGTATGGCGCCAACATGGTTACCGAATGCGCCGTTAATCGATTGGTATTGATGAATCCGTGGAACGGTTTATTCGCTAACGCATTGTGAACTTTATCTCTGCCATATCGGTCCCAGGGAAAGCATCGGGGGGATGACCATGGCAGATCGCAGCGGCCTGAAATTCGTCGGCTTTATCTTCGCAACCATCACCGTTGCGGTGATGCTGACCGCCGCCACGGTGGTGAAAACCTATGCCGACGGCGGCTATTCGCTCGAGAGCACCACGGTCGCCAGCGAATAGTCCGAGAATTCGCCAACCACAGGCGTGGATTCGCAGGCTTGGGTTCGGCGAAAATTCCGCCGGGCCATCAGCGGCTCCAGAGCAATCCCATCACCACCACGAATATCAGCAGCAGTCCGACGAACCGGACCATGATGCTGGCCATGTTGTGCTGTGAATGCTGCAACGGAATCGGATCTGCGTTGTCCGGCCGGACGCTTTCCATCAATATATCCCCAAAATTCCAGCCCA is a window encoding:
- the ychF gene encoding redox-regulated ATPase YchF, which gives rise to MGFKCGIVGLPNVGKSTLFNALTETAAAQAANYPFCTIEPNVGEVAVPDVRLDKLSDIAKSAQIIPTRLTFVDIAGLVRGASKGEGLGNQFLATIREVDAVAHVVRCFEDSDITHVEGKIAPLADIETIETELMLADLDSLEKRVDNLAKKAKGNDKDAKEQLDLVNRALVLLREGKPARFLERKPEEERAFGMLGLLTSKPVLYVCNVEEGSAKDGNNFSKQVFEHAKKEGAVAVVISAKIESEIATLSREERADFLETLGLEEAGLDRLIRAGYQLLDLITYFTVGPKEARAWTIHRGTKGPAAAGVIHTDFEKGFIRAETIAYADYIALGGEAGARDGGKLRLEGKEYVVADGDVMHFRFNT
- a CDS encoding MaoC family dehydratase, whose amino-acid sequence is MRFFEDMEIGARREIGSFTFTAELIKKFAAQFDPQAFHLDEEAGRKSLFGGLAASGWHVGSVCMKLMVADGQRMIREAAARGEQIAVWGPSPGFRELRWIKPVLAGDTISFSSVIESKRTSEKRPEWGILQARNTGTNQRGELVYSFLATAFVPRRNQG
- a CDS encoding MaoC family dehydratase, encoding MTTLTFEDFKPGHFGTYGPRHVTREEILAFAAEYDPQPMHLDEEAAKASMLKGLSGSGWHLCSLLMRMMFDGFIGRTASMGSPGVNEMRWLAPLRPGDDLTADVEVEEARISRSRPDTGIVTFKSVVRNAAGVTLCEMVSPIMVRRRTDAAAE
- a CDS encoding DUF4282 domain-containing protein, giving the protein MFDFQDLFQWDRFITPTIIKTFYWLVIGLIILFGISGIFSGLAAMAISPFGGFILLLSSIAGVVVGIVFSRIVAEFILIVFRINEHLGAIRDQGQMR